Below is a genomic region from Gallus gallus isolate bGalGal1 chromosome 10, bGalGal1.mat.broiler.GRCg7b, whole genome shotgun sequence.
TTTGTCCTCACGTGCGTCATGAACACAGCATaaaagctcctgctgcagcaggctcAGCATCGTCTTTGTGACCTTCATTCTCCTCCAGAAACGAGGTAAGCCTCCCTTCGCTCAGACTCTCCCAGGAGGCCTGATTGCTGTCATGCTGGCATTCTCGGTTTGGTTCTGATATACATTTTCTGGACTGGCATTagcttttcttgtttccattttctccaaAGTTGTTTTTGCAGggaacttcattaaaaaaaaaaaactgctatgCTTTCAGGATGTGGGCTGCCTCAGTATGGCATAGCAATCCAGGTGTTTGTGCACTGCAAGCTCTTTTCCTGTGGAAGAGTGGTGGATGTGTAGAGGTGGGAAGAAGTGGGATCTTTCAAGGAAAGTCAGATTAATGGGGGTCAGCTGCAAGGAGGTATGCCCTCCAGAGTTactgcctgcagcagatggCGCTGACCAAAGAGCCAAGTGCATCCTGTGCTATCTTCATTGCCTTGATTTTCATTGTTTGAGACGGGGAATAATCCGTCCTTCTTCTCTTGTGTATCCTTTCCAAAAACTGGGTGAGACATCATGTGCGGAATAACTTGGACAACGCAATGAGGATGGTAGGAGGAATGAAGGACAGCGTGCATTTTTAAGTGGAGATTGCTGTGACACCTCTTCATCACAGCCTTCTTGTAGTGTTATAATCTCAGCAACATTTTCTATGCTACTGCACCAGGAAACGCAGGAGGTCGTCCTGGTGCAACAAGCATCCAGTACATCAAAGATTTGCTGCCAGTCTTTCCAATTGAGCCCAGAGGTGAGATGGCACAGCTGTTTTTTACGTTAGCAAAATCAGCTGCACTCTCTTCCTGAGCATGGAACTGAAAACAGAGCCAGAGTGGAGTAAGGGATGTGGGtgagagagcaggagaaagaatgaCCTTGGATTCTGTatttccctccctgctctgtgtttcagctTTGCCTCCCTCAGCGAGAAATGTCGTGCTGCAGACCCTGTGTCCCATCCCCCTGCGGTGCCTCTGGCCCAACCCCACTGgcaagcagctgcagtgagccaTGTGTCGCCCGCTGCGCTGACTCCACTGTGTTCATCGAGGCCTCCCCTGTGGTGGTGACCCTGCCGGgccccatcctcacctccttCCCTCAGAGCACAGCCGTGGGATcctctctgtcagctgctgttggcagctccctcagcaccgcAGGCGTTCCCATCTCTTCTGGGGGCTCCCTTGGTCTGGGGGGCTCAGGGTTGTGTCTGCCTCGCCCGCCCTGCAGTTTTAACTGCTGAAGCCGATGGATCATCCCATTTGGACAACACATCCTGGATACGGATGGATCGTGCTCTCAACCTCCCTGTAGACTGAAAGCATGATTCTTCCCCTCTGTACAGAGCCACTTtagcttttccttctcattaAAGACTTTGTGCAGCATAGCTTGGGACTGGTGATttgtttccctcttccctctcatttgcatggagaagaaaagactcaAGGGGAATCTTATCCGTGTGTCCATTCCTTCCCTTAGCTTCCCTTCAGGTGCTGCCAGGCCGCTGtcaggtctccccggagccttctcctctctgggctgcacagcccctgccctctcagcctgtccacgtagggaggtgttccatcccctgaatcatttctgtggccctcctctggatgtgctccagcagctccatgtctctctcGTGCAAAGGGCTCCCcatctggacacagcactccatgtgaggtctcacagcacagagcacaggggcaggacttcctcccttgccct
It encodes:
- the LOC107054158 gene encoding uncharacterized protein LOC107054158 isoform X2 gives rise to the protein MMMSDSVILKNNISDERRMISVTWEVSASSHHQMLQCFMSQECFCPCGASATQHKSPCCCRLCIVLSSLTFLEERGCMSTRIRTGSRWSLTEQAGVPHSIFTAVIFFFELCLPQREMSCCRPCVPSPCGASGPTPLASSCSEPCVARCADSTVFIEASPVVVTLPGPILTSFPQSTAVGSSLSAAVGSSLSTAGVPISSGGSLGLGGSGLCLPRPPCSFNC
- the LOC107054158 gene encoding uncharacterized protein LOC107054158 isoform X4, producing the protein MMMSDSVILKNNISDERRMISVTWEVSASSHHQMLQCFMSQECFCPCGASATQHKSPCCCRLCIVLSSLTFLEERVFPETLLGLLQEVLCLPQREMSCCRPCVPSPCGASGPTPLASSCSEPCVARCADSTVFIEASPVVVTLPGPILTSFPQSTAVGSSLSAAVGSSLSTAGVPISSGGSLGLGGSGLCLPRPPCSFNC